CCGTCCATTTCGCGCCGGTCCCGCAGCGCGTCCGCCAGCATCCCCTGGTTTGCGTAATCCAGGCTCGCGCCCGCTGGCAGGCCCCGCGCCAGCCGCGTCACCTTCACGCCCGTCTCCCGCAGCCGCTCGGCCACGTAGAGGGCCGTCCCGTCGCCCTCGGCCGTGGCCGCGAACGCGAGGATCACTTCCTCGACCTCGCCGCCCACCACGCGCTTCGCGAGGTGCTCGACGTCGAGGCGATCGGGCCCGCGCCCTTCCGTCGGCGCCAAGAGGCCGCCCAGCACGTGGTAGAGGCCGTCGTAGCCCCCGGTGGCCTCGATCCGGATGACGTCCTTCGGTTTCTCGACGACGCAGATCCGCGAGTGGTTTCGCCGCGCGCTCGAGCAGATCGCGCACCGGTCCTTGTCCGCCAGCGCCCCGCATTCGGCGCAGTGGCCGACTTTCGCCTTAATGTCCCGCACGGCCTGGGCGAGGGCCTTCACTTCCTCCTCGTCGCCCTCCAGCAGATGGAACGCGATCCGCTCGGCGCTTCGCCGGCCGATGCCCGGCAACCGGCCGAGCGCCTCGATCAACCGCTCCATCGTCTCCGTGTAGGCGTCCATAATTTTTCCTGTCGCTCCCGGCGCGGGAGCGCTTGGCGCCAACTGAACGTTGCCGCGTGCTTCCGCCCGCGCGCCCGTTTAGCCGCCCCGCTTGCGGGGCGCGTGCCGTTGCCCCGGTGGACGGGCTCGAACGACGTTTTCTACCCCAGCAGGTCCGCGAGGCCCGGCGGCAAGGGCAGGCCACCCAGGAGCCGCGACATCTCCGCCCGCTGAAGGGCCCGCGCCTTCGCCATCGCCTGGCTCACCGCGCCCCGGACCATGTCTTCCAGGAGTTCGACCTCGTCCGGGTTCACGACCTGCGGGTCGATTCTGAGGCCCACGAGTTTCTGCATCCCATTGGCTGTTGCGACGACCATGCCGTCCCCGGCCGACCCTTCCCCCGTCTGCCTCGCGAGCGATTCCTGGGTCTCTTTCATCTTTTGCTTCATCGCACCGGCGTTGCGCATCAAGCCCAGGAGGTCGCCGAGTCCGCCCATCCGTCCGTCTCCAATTGGTTTCAGTCTTCGATATTGACGATCCGGCCGTCGAAGAGGCGAATCGCTTTTTGGATGAG
This window of the Planctomycetota bacterium genome carries:
- the recR gene encoding recombination mediator RecR; this encodes MDAYTETMERLIEALGRLPGIGRRSAERIAFHLLEGDEEEVKALAQAVRDIKAKVGHCAECGALADKDRCAICSSARRNHSRICVVEKPKDVIRIEATGGYDGLYHVLGGLLAPTEGRGPDRLDVEHLAKRVVGGEVEEVILAFAATAEGDGTALYVAERLRETGVKVTRLARGLPAGASLDYANQGMLADALRDRREMDG
- a CDS encoding YbaB/EbfC family nucleoid-associated protein, translating into MGGLGDLLGLMRNAGAMKQKMKETQESLARQTGEGSAGDGMVVATANGMQKLVGLRIDPQVVNPDEVELLEDMVRGAVSQAMAKARALQRAEMSRLLGGLPLPPGLADLLG